From Spartinivicinus ruber, the proteins below share one genomic window:
- a CDS encoding TRAP transporter permease, whose protein sequence is MYNAIDKPLDQYRVSTQDSISYLNYAIYCLAIVLSITHIYFNTFSTLSGLWISAIHFAGFGLLCILTVPIVKNVDNSVSGWRIVDIFLAGIVVMSAAYLILFEDQLYARGVELSQWDWWVSLATIAAALELTRRTMGWFIPVLTLIALSYVVWWGELISGPFHFPGLSLETLLYRSYFSPEGMFGPIARISWSYVFMFILFGAFLVQSGAGDFIIKLARSMAGRFTGGPGFVAVLGSGLMGSVSGSSVANTVSTGVITIPLMKQAGFPARFAAGVEAAASTGGQLMPPVMGAGAFIMANYTQLSYLEIMGAATLPAIIYFLSVAFFVRIEAKRQGLETAETIEGDKSQQPIGKLLKSGWHFTLPIASLVAMLIYGFTPTYAAGFSILVVIASTWLTSQPMKFPQVIQAMVLGSKNMAATAMLLVTIGLVVNAVATTGVGNTFSLMITEWAGGSLMITLVLVALASLILGMGLPVTASYIILATLAAPAIYNLIAEAQLLELFVSGQIPEQIKPMLMLVAPDQIQQLGASMSLVEAQALMALIPVDMKNTLIEGAIGPGQLALALLSAHMIIFWLSQDSNVTPPVCLTAFAAAAIAKTSPMRTGFAAWKIAKGLYIVPLLFAYTPLLSNDLTKALPIFITAVLGIYALAAALEGYLESKLNWMQRLMALVSGVLLLWPQQYMLLTIIGAAAFCGLFYWSCIQNDKSCHTVCE, encoded by the coding sequence ATGTACAATGCCATTGATAAGCCCCTGGATCAATACCGAGTATCCACACAAGATTCGATATCGTATCTCAACTATGCTATTTATTGTTTGGCTATAGTGCTTTCAATTACCCACATTTATTTCAATACTTTTAGCACGCTTTCTGGACTTTGGATTTCTGCCATTCATTTCGCAGGTTTTGGCCTGTTATGTATTTTAACTGTGCCAATTGTAAAAAACGTCGATAATAGTGTTAGTGGTTGGAGGATAGTAGATATTTTTCTGGCTGGCATCGTTGTAATGAGTGCTGCCTATTTAATTTTATTTGAAGATCAGTTATATGCCCGTGGTGTTGAGTTATCCCAATGGGATTGGTGGGTGTCCTTAGCAACCATTGCAGCGGCGCTTGAATTAACCCGACGCACCATGGGATGGTTTATCCCTGTATTAACTTTAATTGCATTAAGTTACGTAGTTTGGTGGGGGGAGTTAATTTCTGGCCCATTTCACTTTCCTGGTTTAAGCTTGGAAACCCTATTATACCGCAGTTATTTTAGCCCGGAAGGTATGTTTGGCCCTATTGCTAGAATCTCCTGGAGCTATGTCTTTATGTTTATTTTATTTGGCGCTTTTTTAGTACAGTCTGGCGCTGGTGATTTTATTATTAAGTTAGCGCGTTCAATGGCTGGCCGATTTACTGGAGGGCCTGGCTTTGTTGCTGTACTAGGCTCTGGGTTAATGGGGTCTGTATCAGGTTCATCAGTGGCTAATACGGTTTCAACAGGAGTTATTACAATTCCCTTGATGAAGCAGGCAGGTTTTCCGGCACGCTTTGCCGCAGGAGTAGAGGCAGCAGCTTCTACTGGTGGGCAGCTAATGCCACCTGTTATGGGGGCCGGTGCTTTCATTATGGCCAACTACACCCAGCTGTCTTATTTAGAAATAATGGGGGCTGCCACATTACCTGCAATAATCTATTTTTTATCTGTCGCCTTTTTTGTACGAATAGAAGCCAAACGACAAGGTTTGGAAACAGCTGAAACCATAGAGGGAGATAAAAGCCAGCAGCCGATTGGCAAGTTGCTAAAGTCTGGCTGGCATTTTACTTTACCTATTGCCAGCCTGGTTGCTATGTTAATCTATGGTTTTACCCCAACATATGCTGCTGGCTTTAGTATTTTGGTTGTTATTGCCAGTACTTGGCTAACTTCCCAACCAATGAAATTCCCTCAAGTTATTCAAGCAATGGTATTAGGTAGTAAAAACATGGCTGCAACAGCAATGTTATTGGTTACCATTGGTTTGGTGGTGAATGCAGTTGCTACGACAGGTGTCGGTAATACTTTTTCATTAATGATTACAGAGTGGGCTGGTGGCAGCTTAATGATCACATTAGTATTGGTCGCTTTAGCATCGCTAATCCTTGGGATGGGATTACCAGTAACAGCATCTTATATCATTCTTGCAACGTTGGCTGCTCCTGCAATTTATAATTTAATTGCTGAAGCTCAATTACTTGAGTTGTTTGTGAGTGGTCAAATACCTGAACAAATTAAACCAATGTTAATGCTTGTGGCACCTGATCAAATTCAGCAATTGGGGGCATCAATGTCATTAGTTGAAGCGCAAGCTTTAATGGCACTGATTCCAGTTGATATGAAAAATACCTTGATTGAAGGTGCAATTGGCCCTGGCCAGTTAGCATTAGCTTTGTTGTCCGCCCATATGATTATTTTTTGGCTATCACAAGACAGTAATGTAACACCGCCAGTTTGTTTAACTGCATTCGCGGCAGCTGCTATCGCAAAAACCAGCCCTATGAGAACTGGATTTGCTGCCTGGAAAATTGCTAAGGGCCTATATATTGTGCCTTTGTTGTTTGCTTATACACCGTTATTAAGTAATGACTTAACCAAGGCGTTGCCAATATTTATTACAGCTGTACTTGGAATTTATGCACTTGCTGCTGCATTAGAAGGGTATTTAGAAAGTAAACTGAACTGGATGCAGCGGTTGATGGCATTAGTAAGTGGTGTGCTATTGCTGTGGCCCCAGCAATACATGCTACTAACAATTATTGGAGCAGCGGCATTTTGTGGGTTGTTTTATTGGAGTTGTATTCAAAATGACAAAAGCTGCCATACTGTTTGTGAATGA